From the Maioricimonas rarisocia genome, one window contains:
- a CDS encoding DUF3267 domain-containing protein: MRFVLGPIPPSETIGAIASGWTPMTSSNELRWVRVTSVTGMLMLLVAGFLALQQAASLPDVAPWYLVGVIASTLFLVPLHELLHCLGYLVPLRSRALVTGIWLSTGTWYVVYDSPLPRWRVLVMLAAPFVCLSVFPCIVYPFVSGSNAWTVTFLVLVHGALCVGDIITFARICTNIPAGSLVHNCGWTTCWYTPPTDVTEADDNPMHPSGEGGCFQVDNLSSPP, translated from the coding sequence GTGAGATTCGTTCTTGGCCCGATTCCACCGAGTGAGACGATCGGCGCGATTGCTTCCGGCTGGACGCCAATGACATCGTCGAATGAACTTCGGTGGGTCAGAGTAACGTCAGTTACGGGCATGCTGATGCTTCTGGTCGCCGGCTTTCTCGCGTTGCAGCAGGCCGCGTCTTTGCCGGATGTTGCCCCGTGGTACCTGGTGGGAGTTATCGCGTCGACGCTATTCCTGGTTCCCCTGCATGAACTGCTTCACTGCCTCGGTTATCTCGTGCCTTTGCGGTCGCGCGCACTGGTTACCGGCATTTGGCTGTCAACTGGTACGTGGTATGTCGTGTACGATTCGCCGCTTCCGCGGTGGCGGGTCCTCGTCATGCTGGCAGCCCCGTTCGTATGTCTCTCGGTGTTTCCATGCATCGTTTATCCGTTTGTTTCGGGAAGCAATGCGTGGACGGTCACGTTTCTTGTACTCGTGCATGGGGCATTGTGCGTGGGTGACATCATCACTTTTGCACGAATCTGTACCAACATTCCCGCAGGCAGTCTGGTCCACAACTGTGGCTGGACAACCTGCTGGTATACACCGCCGACCGATGTGACAGAAGCAGATGACAATCCGATGCACCCGAGCGGCGAAGGCGGGTGTTTTCAAGTGGACAATCTTTCGTCGCCGCCGTAG
- a CDS encoding sialidase family protein, translated as MMNLRCCFLTCLALLVAAPAVAQEDPATRFATMSPEEIRAFEIEVAEKVADLALIPPKLNTSPLPEYGYDKLDYGMTIGIERTPGGRLWACWVAGGDSPEAFFVLATSDDDGETWSDPRLVIDSHSKNLPIDRSILVGNLWTDPLGRLWLIFDQSMHMYDGRAGVWATVCENPDDDQPVWSPPRRIWHGVTLNKPTVLSTGEWMLPISLDQRPGFGPFKGTFPELDPYRGANVFVSTDEGATWQRRGAARFPNPDWHEHMIVERRDGSLWMLARTAKGIMQTTSTDGGRTWAEPTVPGNIRHPNARFHVRRLASGRLLLVKHGDRIDAHKGRVQLSAWLSDDDGRTWNGGLVLDERRGISYPDGFQAPDGTIYISYDRNRATDGEILMARFTEEDILAGELVGPKSKRKMLISRPLGKRDNSER; from the coding sequence ATGATGAACCTCCGCTGCTGCTTCCTCACCTGCCTTGCTCTTCTCGTTGCCGCACCGGCCGTCGCACAGGAGGATCCGGCCACCCGGTTCGCGACAATGTCGCCCGAAGAGATCCGTGCCTTCGAAATCGAAGTCGCTGAGAAGGTCGCCGACCTGGCGCTCATCCCGCCCAAGCTCAATACCTCACCGTTGCCGGAGTACGGCTACGACAAACTCGACTATGGCATGACGATTGGTATCGAGCGAACGCCCGGCGGTCGCCTGTGGGCCTGCTGGGTCGCGGGTGGCGACAGTCCCGAAGCGTTCTTTGTGCTGGCCACCAGCGACGACGACGGCGAAACCTGGTCCGACCCGCGACTGGTAATTGACTCGCACTCAAAGAATCTGCCGATCGATCGCAGCATTCTTGTCGGCAATCTCTGGACCGATCCGCTCGGCCGGCTGTGGCTCATCTTCGACCAGTCGATGCACATGTACGACGGCCGGGCCGGCGTGTGGGCCACGGTCTGCGAGAACCCCGACGATGACCAGCCGGTCTGGTCCCCGCCCCGCCGCATCTGGCACGGCGTAACGCTCAACAAGCCGACCGTCCTGTCGACCGGGGAATGGATGCTGCCGATCTCACTCGATCAGCGGCCCGGCTTCGGACCGTTCAAGGGAACGTTTCCCGAACTCGATCCCTACCGCGGGGCGAATGTCTTCGTTTCGACCGACGAGGGAGCCACCTGGCAGCGCCGCGGCGCCGCCCGCTTCCCCAATCCCGACTGGCACGAACACATGATCGTCGAACGCCGCGACGGCTCGCTGTGGATGCTGGCCCGGACGGCAAAGGGAATCATGCAGACCACCTCCACCGATGGCGGCCGCACGTGGGCCGAACCGACCGTGCCCGGGAACATCCGCCATCCGAATGCCCGCTTTCATGTCCGCCGCCTCGCCTCGGGACGGCTGCTGCTGGTCAAACACGGCGACAGGATTGACGCCCACAAGGGACGCGTTCAGCTCTCGGCATGGCTCTCCGACGACGATGGCAGAACGTGGAATGGGGGACTGGTCCTCGACGAACGCCGCGGCATCTCCTACCCGGACGGCTTCCAGGCCCCGGACGGCACGATCTACATCTCGTATGACCGCAACCGTGCCACCGACGGCGAGATTCTGATGGCCCGCTTCACCGAAGAGGACATCCTCGCCGGCGAACTGGTCGGACCAAAATCGAAGCGGAAGATGCTTATCAGCCGCCCGCTCGGCAAACGGGACAACAGCGAACGCTGA
- the ltrA gene encoding group II intron reverse transcriptase/maturase — MEEVTQPENLNRAYRRVKANRGAPGVDGMTIAELPGWIAEHTQEFIARLLDGSYQPQPVRGVEIPKPGGGMRQLGIPTVVDRLVQQAILQVLEPILDPTFSDSSYGFRPRRSAHQAVQQASEYVAEGRTIVVDMDLEKFFDRVNHDILMARLARRVADKRLLRIVRRFLEAGLLQNGVCVARHEGTPQGGPLSPLLANLLLDDLDRELERRGHKFCRYADDCNIYVQSQAAGERVLTSLTMFLEGKLRLRVNREKSAVAVVSERKFLGYRLLSDGRRTIAPASLRRARQRIRQITRRNRGISFERMIGEVNSFTTGWVTYFRHAVGRSPLRKLDGWIRRKLRCVRLKQRKRAKSIAIFLQSLGVPWNQSWTTATCGKGWWRKSGTPSAHHGMSNQWFDTQGYQSLEVRYLSLQH; from the coding sequence ATGGAGGAGGTGACGCAGCCAGAGAATCTGAACCGAGCGTATCGACGCGTGAAAGCGAACCGGGGGGCTCCCGGAGTGGATGGGATGACCATCGCCGAGTTGCCCGGCTGGATCGCAGAGCACACACAGGAATTCATCGCCCGGCTTCTGGACGGGAGCTATCAGCCACAACCGGTTCGCGGGGTCGAGATCCCCAAGCCGGGCGGCGGAATGCGACAACTGGGCATCCCGACGGTGGTGGACCGGCTCGTCCAGCAGGCGATCCTGCAAGTGCTCGAACCGATCCTGGACCCCACTTTTTCGGACTCCAGCTACGGCTTCCGGCCGCGACGCAGCGCCCATCAGGCGGTGCAACAGGCCAGCGAGTATGTGGCGGAGGGACGCACCATTGTGGTGGACATGGACCTCGAGAAGTTCTTTGATCGGGTGAACCATGACATCCTGATGGCCCGTCTGGCCCGACGGGTCGCCGACAAGCGCCTTCTGCGGATCGTCCGCCGCTTCCTGGAAGCCGGGCTGCTGCAGAACGGGGTGTGCGTCGCCCGACACGAAGGGACACCGCAGGGTGGACCACTCTCACCGTTGCTGGCCAACCTGCTGCTGGATGATCTGGACCGGGAACTGGAACGACGGGGACACAAGTTCTGCCGATACGCCGACGACTGCAACATCTACGTGCAGTCTCAGGCGGCCGGTGAACGGGTACTGACCTCACTGACCATGTTTCTGGAAGGGAAACTTCGTCTGCGTGTCAATCGCGAGAAAAGTGCGGTGGCGGTGGTGAGCGAACGCAAGTTCCTCGGCTACCGGCTGCTCTCCGATGGTCGCCGGACGATCGCTCCCGCCAGTCTCCGGCGTGCCAGGCAGCGTATCCGGCAGATCACCCGCCGGAATCGAGGCATCAGCTTCGAGCGGATGATCGGTGAAGTGAATTCGTTCACGACCGGATGGGTGACCTACTTCCGCCATGCGGTGGGCCGGTCGCCTCTGCGGAAACTGGACGGGTGGATTCGCCGCAAACTCCGCTGCGTGCGGCTCAAGCAACGCAAGCGCGCGAAATCGATTGCTATCTTTCTGCAATCGCTGGGCGTCCCCTGGAACCAATCCTGGACGACGGCGACCTGCGGCAAGGGCTGGTGGCGCAAGTCGGGTACGCCCTCGGCGCATCACGGAATGAGCAACCAGTGGTTCGACACTCAAGGCTACCAGAGCCTCGAAGTCAGATACCTGTCGTTACAACATTGA
- a CDS encoding c-type cytochrome domain-containing protein, protein MNSHFSTYCVPLRGIVFGIVSTICLSWSTNVQAQSADLELANRTYDIFRSRCYQCHGAELKAPGLLVLERDSLVKSRGEDLYPFITPGILDESELWSRVDDGSMPPEKVLPEGLPDEEVAIIRQWIEAGAPQWETGREIVFIPEADILQKISLHLFTEVRDPEAQRFQRYFSIAHLHNNESVSDLDLRLYRAALAKAINSMSRRPGIVVPEAIDEQETIFNVDLRALGWEDIDLWDDVVKEYPYGLKPQDPDARKHYDQIASIYGEVFFDGIPYLRADWFIVKATRPPLYHKLTDIPDTLKELQDRLGVNASSNFAIGTSLRAGVFESGVSAQNRLVEYHPSNIGAFWLSYDFKKDSGRSNLARFPLGPKFEGNQFSQFAFEHDGGEIIFELPNGLHGYMLIDNEGNRIDAGPVEIVFDATNTSGSPLIVNGISCMNCHKYGTIDLADDIREGHALFNNDARNKVLQLYPQRSEMDRIVEEVRSDYLSSLRRAIGSFLLVGEDAGKKVTDFPEPVSHVARLYDKNLGLEEAARELGFEDTAELGNHLRGKRLQQLGLGPLVNREAGTIKRSYWESVESGISIFQEAASEIGTGSPVQ, encoded by the coding sequence ATGAACAGCCACTTTTCCACATATTGCGTGCCGCTGCGCGGCATCGTTTTCGGCATCGTTTCGACGATCTGTCTGAGTTGGTCGACGAATGTGCAGGCCCAATCGGCCGACCTCGAACTGGCCAACCGGACCTACGACATCTTTCGATCGCGGTGCTATCAGTGCCACGGGGCCGAACTGAAGGCGCCCGGCCTGCTGGTGCTCGAACGGGACAGCCTGGTCAAGAGCCGCGGCGAAGACCTGTACCCCTTCATCACTCCCGGCATCCTCGACGAGTCGGAACTCTGGTCCCGCGTCGACGACGGGTCGATGCCTCCCGAGAAAGTCCTTCCCGAAGGCCTGCCCGACGAGGAAGTCGCCATCATCCGTCAGTGGATTGAAGCCGGCGCTCCGCAGTGGGAAACCGGCCGCGAGATCGTCTTCATCCCCGAAGCCGACATTCTGCAGAAGATCTCCCTGCATCTGTTTACCGAAGTACGCGATCCCGAAGCGCAGCGATTCCAGCGGTACTTCTCGATCGCTCACCTGCACAACAACGAGTCCGTCTCCGATCTGGATCTCAGGCTGTACCGCGCCGCACTTGCCAAGGCGATCAACAGCATGAGCCGGCGGCCCGGCATCGTCGTCCCCGAAGCAATCGACGAGCAGGAGACAATCTTCAACGTCGACCTGCGAGCCCTCGGCTGGGAAGACATCGACCTGTGGGATGACGTCGTCAAGGAGTATCCCTACGGCCTCAAGCCCCAGGATCCCGACGCCCGCAAGCATTATGACCAGATCGCCAGCATCTACGGCGAAGTCTTCTTCGACGGCATCCCGTACCTGCGTGCTGACTGGTTCATCGTCAAGGCGACCCGCCCCCCCCTGTACCACAAGCTGACCGACATTCCGGATACGCTCAAGGAACTGCAGGATCGGCTGGGGGTCAACGCGTCGAGCAACTTCGCCATCGGCACCTCCCTGCGGGCCGGTGTCTTCGAAAGTGGTGTCTCCGCGCAGAACCGCCTCGTCGAGTACCACCCGTCAAACATCGGCGCGTTCTGGCTCAGCTACGACTTCAAGAAGGACTCCGGACGCAGCAACCTGGCCCGCTTCCCGCTCGGCCCCAAGTTCGAAGGAAACCAGTTCTCACAATTCGCCTTCGAACACGACGGCGGCGAGATCATCTTCGAACTGCCCAACGGCCTGCACGGCTACATGCTGATCGACAACGAGGGCAATCGCATCGACGCCGGCCCGGTCGAGATCGTCTTCGACGCCACCAACACCTCGGGGTCGCCGCTGATCGTCAACGGCATCTCGTGCATGAACTGCCACAAATACGGCACGATCGACCTGGCGGACGACATCCGCGAAGGCCATGCCCTGTTCAACAACGATGCCCGCAACAAGGTTCTGCAGCTTTACCCGCAGCGGAGCGAGATGGATCGCATCGTCGAGGAAGTCCGCAGCGACTACCTCAGCAGTCTCCGGCGGGCCATCGGATCGTTCCTGCTGGTTGGTGAGGACGCGGGCAAGAAGGTGACCGACTTCCCCGAACCGGTCAGCCATGTCGCCCGTCTGTACGACAAGAACCTCGGACTCGAAGAAGCAGCCCGCGAACTCGGGTTCGAAGACACCGCGGAACTTGGCAACCACCTTCGTGGCAAGCGGCTCCAGCAACTTGGACTCGGCCCGCTGGTCAACCGCGAGGCCGGCACGATCAAGCGATCCTACTGGGAGTCGGTGGAATCGGGCATCTCCATCTTCCAGGAGGCCGCCAGCGAGATCGGCACCGGATCGCCGGTCCAGTAA
- a CDS encoding caspase family protein, whose amino-acid sequence MSLFAGNTNRPPLLRVMTLAAILLTCVAGPGQRQLQAQPAPQEDRPRLVLNVQGPHGRTRAVGFSRDSQRIYTAGFSKVVDIWDVGWNKAANLPGPVAATPVRTLRWEVARGNRGVINVMAISPTREQIAVGGFSARGSNGDIILFDTDRAEVETSLPIDRDNQTALPGHRQAVTSLDYSPDGNRIVSVSFDGEIWVWTAPPQPGAAWTPQLIRQAQGSLFDRQPAIFLDNNTIVAAERVNVNVDTQWRLVLYNVQGQQLGALPQIHDIRVSALTRSLDGTTWFSASGRDHNNAASTSTIFIWTGPGQQQPRVLRSSNREPSSLSPGPGGLLAVSNFLAPVPDSRQQGIVELYDVAGGQMIDQVALSQQEHCLSCQISPDGSRLIAHGDDQLELFVFDLLDANGQLLPQPLTGVPPVRLRGRGRDVFHVAFAVPAQGEQVPRIGIGQSANGQIDRVLSPAEGTLLPPAETDRFIVPTAFSDDWTVEFNTADIENGTQNVTFRHPQRGASTIVLNVPRQGTYRGVHCFIPDAQGRAFAVALGTDTQNGVFVYQLPLGRPAQLLRYFRDHSGAVTSVGASADGRYLVSGAKDQTVKIWSLAGLAPYDQQVPERIGWGADFTIENGQVVARNVLKPGIAFARRLRDGDAIAQLAVADANGTARMLDQAADIHAALRSLPLFETVTLFIRHAGAPDGLDTVPVVPGWEPLLTLFADEVDEWALFTPEGYYDASIAEGAELFGWQINRGRSFTPRFERAENLQNEFEKPDVIREVLRLGSVIDALTALTLPVPDVPSDALAEKIRTVPEIKITDPVQSANFGAGDDVTVQARIVLPEGKQVADLDIRAHQSGRSLGDPDNIEVNGRNVVVQWTTQPVDALGSFSVTAQEKERSVQNSPQQIDTVKVRGTPDPKAEEEGELHIIAIASETYEAKGLKPLKYTIDDVEDVVDRFAGPGNGARWKRAPGYDQILRNEQVTEEAVRAAIEAIQKRASSPHDVLLFYMSGHGTVVDGEFYYLPVSIRDGNDPDDIRNNGIPWTTVCAALKNVQCRVVWMLDACHSGAVVGRELSKAQLRNARNPNQFVLAATGATAAAFEDASYKVEPDDEGHGLFTFYVLKGLDGEADAASRANSNNVTEFFELATYVTTKVFVESGREQRPVATPTNRPAPRTDETTIELLRVPGAK is encoded by the coding sequence ATGTCGCTCTTCGCCGGAAACACCAATCGCCCGCCTCTGCTCCGCGTGATGACGCTGGCAGCCATCCTGCTCACCTGTGTTGCCGGTCCTGGACAACGGCAGCTTCAGGCTCAGCCGGCCCCGCAGGAAGATCGCCCCCGGCTGGTCCTCAACGTCCAGGGACCACACGGCCGCACCCGTGCCGTCGGCTTCTCCCGCGACTCACAGCGAATCTATACGGCCGGCTTCAGCAAGGTCGTCGACATCTGGGACGTTGGGTGGAACAAGGCGGCCAACCTCCCCGGTCCCGTTGCAGCAACACCGGTCCGCACCCTTCGCTGGGAAGTCGCCCGCGGCAATCGGGGCGTCATCAACGTCATGGCGATCTCTCCCACACGCGAACAGATCGCGGTCGGAGGCTTCAGCGCCCGTGGCAGCAATGGCGACATCATCCTGTTCGATACCGATCGGGCCGAGGTCGAAACGTCCCTGCCGATTGATCGCGACAACCAGACAGCCCTCCCCGGACACCGGCAGGCGGTCACGAGCCTCGATTATTCCCCGGACGGCAACCGGATCGTCTCCGTCAGCTTTGACGGCGAAATCTGGGTCTGGACCGCACCGCCGCAGCCCGGCGCCGCATGGACTCCGCAGTTGATCCGACAGGCCCAGGGCTCACTGTTCGATCGACAGCCGGCCATCTTTCTCGACAACAACACCATCGTCGCCGCCGAGCGGGTCAACGTGAATGTCGACACGCAGTGGCGGCTCGTCCTGTACAACGTGCAGGGACAGCAACTCGGGGCACTGCCGCAGATTCACGACATTCGCGTCTCGGCACTGACCCGTTCCCTCGATGGCACCACCTGGTTTTCCGCCTCCGGCCGCGACCACAACAACGCCGCGAGCACCAGCACCATCTTCATCTGGACCGGTCCCGGCCAGCAGCAGCCGCGCGTGCTCCGCAGCAGCAATCGCGAGCCGTCATCGCTCTCGCCTGGACCGGGCGGACTGCTCGCTGTCTCCAACTTCCTGGCTCCCGTCCCCGATAGCCGGCAGCAGGGCATCGTCGAACTGTATGACGTGGCCGGAGGACAGATGATCGATCAGGTCGCGCTTTCGCAGCAGGAACACTGCCTCTCCTGCCAGATCAGTCCCGACGGATCGCGTCTGATCGCCCACGGCGACGATCAGCTCGAACTGTTCGTCTTCGATCTGCTTGATGCCAACGGCCAGCTCCTTCCCCAGCCACTCACCGGTGTTCCTCCCGTCCGACTTCGCGGTCGCGGACGGGATGTCTTTCACGTGGCCTTTGCTGTCCCTGCCCAAGGGGAACAGGTTCCCCGCATCGGGATCGGCCAGAGCGCAAACGGCCAGATCGACCGCGTCCTCTCTCCCGCCGAGGGAACGCTGCTCCCGCCGGCCGAGACCGATCGCTTCATCGTGCCGACCGCATTCAGCGACGACTGGACCGTCGAGTTCAATACTGCCGACATCGAAAACGGCACGCAGAACGTCACGTTCCGGCACCCTCAGCGGGGAGCGTCGACGATCGTCCTGAATGTCCCGCGACAGGGAACCTACCGCGGTGTCCACTGTTTCATCCCCGATGCGCAGGGCAGGGCGTTCGCCGTCGCCCTGGGAACCGATACCCAGAACGGTGTCTTCGTCTACCAGTTGCCACTCGGCCGACCCGCTCAGCTGCTGCGTTACTTCCGCGACCATTCGGGCGCCGTGACCTCGGTTGGCGCCTCGGCAGACGGGCGCTACCTGGTGTCCGGTGCGAAAGACCAGACAGTGAAGATCTGGAGTCTGGCCGGCCTCGCGCCGTACGATCAGCAGGTTCCTGAAAGGATCGGCTGGGGTGCCGATTTCACCATTGAGAACGGGCAGGTCGTCGCCCGCAACGTGCTCAAGCCGGGTATCGCCTTTGCCCGCCGCCTGCGGGACGGCGATGCGATCGCCCAGTTGGCCGTCGCCGATGCCAACGGTACAGCTCGCATGCTCGATCAGGCTGCCGACATTCATGCGGCTCTTCGCTCCCTGCCGCTGTTTGAGACAGTGACGCTGTTCATCCGGCACGCAGGTGCACCGGACGGTCTGGATACGGTCCCCGTCGTTCCCGGCTGGGAACCGCTGCTGACACTCTTTGCCGACGAGGTTGATGAATGGGCCCTGTTTACCCCAGAAGGATACTACGACGCTTCGATTGCTGAAGGTGCGGAACTGTTCGGCTGGCAGATCAATCGGGGCCGCAGCTTCACTCCCCGATTCGAGCGCGCCGAAAACCTGCAGAACGAATTCGAGAAGCCGGACGTCATCCGCGAGGTGCTCCGCCTGGGCAGCGTCATCGACGCCCTCACGGCCCTGACGCTTCCGGTTCCGGACGTTCCCAGCGATGCCCTCGCCGAGAAGATCCGCACGGTTCCCGAAATCAAGATCACCGATCCGGTTCAGTCCGCCAACTTCGGTGCCGGTGACGACGTCACCGTCCAGGCCCGCATCGTCCTGCCGGAAGGAAAGCAGGTAGCCGACCTGGACATTCGCGCCCATCAATCCGGGCGCTCACTCGGCGATCCGGATAACATCGAAGTGAATGGTCGCAACGTCGTCGTGCAGTGGACGACGCAGCCGGTCGACGCACTCGGCAGCTTCTCGGTCACCGCACAGGAGAAAGAGCGTTCGGTTCAGAACAGTCCCCAGCAGATCGACACCGTCAAGGTACGCGGCACCCCCGACCCCAAGGCCGAAGAGGAAGGCGAGCTGCACATTATCGCCATCGCATCGGAGACCTACGAGGCCAAAGGGCTCAAGCCGCTGAAATACACGATCGACGATGTCGAAGACGTTGTCGATCGGTTCGCCGGCCCCGGCAACGGCGCTCGCTGGAAGAGGGCTCCCGGGTATGACCAGATTCTCCGGAACGAACAGGTCACCGAAGAAGCAGTCCGCGCCGCCATCGAGGCGATCCAGAAGCGGGCCAGCTCGCCCCACGACGTCCTGCTGTTCTACATGTCGGGCCACGGAACCGTGGTCGATGGTGAGTTTTACTACCTGCCGGTCTCAATCAGGGACGGCAACGATCCCGACGACATCCGTAACAATGGCATTCCCTGGACGACCGTCTGTGCCGCGCTCAAGAATGTCCAATGCCGCGTTGTCTGGATGCTGGACGCCTGCCACTCCGGTGCCGTCGTCGGGCGCGAACTTTCCAAAGCCCAGCTCCGCAATGCCCGCAATCCGAACCAGTTTGTTCTCGCCGCAACTGGTGCGACGGCAGCCGCCTTCGAAGACGCTTCCTACAAGGTCGAGCCCGACGACGAAGGCCACGGGCTGTTCACTTTCTACGTGCTCAAGGGGCTCGATGGTGAGGCCGATGCGGCCAGCAGGGCGAATTCCAACAACGTCACCGAATTCTTCGAGCTGGCGACGTACGTCACGACCAAAGTCTTTGTCGAGTCCGGACGTGAGCAGCGGCCGGTGGCGACACCCACCAATCGTCCGGCACCGCGAACGGATGAGACAACGATCGAGTTGCTCCGCGTCCCGGGTGCAAAGTAG
- a CDS encoding ASCH domain-containing protein: MQHPDHDLIALGIRQPWVELILRGAKTIEVRSTGTRVRGPIYLYASKKPAKIPAARAAARRFDLDWETLPMGQIVGTVEIIDAARCEPHDARSACLPRSLVRDMWGWRLANPVRLSEPLEPRFLPYGVWFYPYRRRNGRPD, encoded by the coding sequence GTGCAGCATCCCGATCACGATCTGATCGCCCTTGGCATACGCCAGCCATGGGTCGAACTCATTCTTCGCGGCGCCAAGACCATCGAGGTCCGTTCGACCGGTACCCGCGTCCGTGGCCCCATTTACCTGTACGCTTCGAAGAAACCGGCGAAGATCCCGGCCGCACGCGCCGCCGCTCGCCGCTTCGATCTCGATTGGGAAACGCTTCCCATGGGGCAGATCGTGGGTACCGTCGAAATCATCGACGCGGCCCGGTGTGAGCCGCACGATGCCCGGTCCGCCTGCCTGCCCAGGTCCCTTGTCCGCGACATGTGGGGCTGGCGTCTGGCCAATCCGGTCCGACTCAGCGAGCCCCTCGAGCCGCGATTCCTGCCCTACGGCGTCTGGTTCTATCCGTACCGCCGTCGCAACGGCCGCCCTGACTGA
- a CDS encoding amidohydrolase family protein, which yields MIIDAHQHFWELGRFDTAWLEAPQHKPINRNFLPDDLRPLLDKAGVDRSVFVQTQHNLEENRWALWLTEQNPWICGVVGWVDLASDDCEKQLEEFTSHEKFVGVRHITQDEPDDDFIVRPEIIRGLKVLQKHEVPFDLLFYVKHLKHAATLGKQLPELPMVIDHLAKPQIKAGNIAGWEDDLKAAAACPNICCKLSGMVTEADWENWKPADLKPYVETALEAFGPDRLMYGSDWPVCELAASYQQVIDALREIVGPLSETEEAKIFGETATKFYGLTD from the coding sequence ATGATCATCGACGCTCATCAGCACTTCTGGGAACTCGGCCGCTTCGATACCGCCTGGCTCGAAGCCCCGCAGCACAAGCCGATCAACCGCAACTTTCTCCCCGATGATCTGCGGCCGCTGCTCGACAAGGCCGGCGTCGACAGATCCGTGTTCGTCCAGACGCAGCACAATCTCGAAGAGAACCGCTGGGCACTCTGGCTGACCGAGCAGAATCCCTGGATCTGCGGCGTCGTCGGATGGGTCGACCTCGCGTCAGACGATTGCGAGAAGCAGCTCGAGGAGTTCACATCACACGAGAAATTCGTTGGGGTCCGACATATCACACAGGACGAGCCGGACGACGACTTCATCGTTCGCCCCGAGATCATTCGCGGACTCAAGGTCCTGCAGAAACACGAGGTTCCCTTCGACCTGCTGTTCTACGTCAAGCACCTCAAGCATGCGGCGACGCTCGGCAAGCAGCTTCCCGAACTGCCGATGGTGATCGACCACCTTGCCAAGCCCCAGATCAAGGCGGGCAACATCGCCGGATGGGAAGACGACCTGAAAGCGGCTGCCGCCTGCCCGAACATCTGCTGCAAGCTGTCCGGCATGGTGACCGAAGCCGACTGGGAAAACTGGAAGCCGGCCGACCTGAAGCCGTACGTCGAAACGGCCCTCGAGGCGTTCGGTCCCGACCGGCTGATGTACGGCAGCGACTGGCCCGTGTGCGAACTGGCTGCCAGCTACCAGCAGGTGATCGACGCACTCCGCGAGATCGTCGGCCCGCTCTCCGAAACCGAAGAGGCGAAGATCTTCGGAGAAACCGCCACGAAGTTCTACGGCCTCACCGACTGA